One stretch of Leptotrichia trevisanii DSM 22070 DNA includes these proteins:
- a CDS encoding chromate transporter, with protein MKVYLELFWIFFKIGTFTLGGGYAMVPLIQNEIVNKKKWIEEEEFVKLLALAQSSPGALAVNVSVFVGYKMKRMLGLITTVLGATLPSFIIILVIASLFSNIQDNIYVIKAFKAIRPMVVALIAASVYTIGKSAKINGKTLWIVILVAVMVAFLKFPPIVMIILGAVLGNVWMIWRGNK; from the coding sequence ATGAAAGTATATTTAGAATTATTCTGGATTTTTTTTAAGATAGGAACGTTTACTCTTGGTGGTGGATATGCTATGGTTCCGCTCATACAGAATGAAATTGTGAATAAGAAAAAATGGATTGAGGAAGAGGAGTTTGTAAAACTTTTGGCACTTGCTCAGTCTTCACCAGGTGCATTGGCTGTAAATGTTTCGGTTTTTGTGGGATATAAGATGAAAAGAATGTTGGGGCTTATAACTACAGTGCTGGGGGCGACATTGCCTTCGTTCATAATTATTCTTGTCATAGCTTCATTATTTAGCAACATACAAGATAATATATATGTGATAAAGGCATTTAAGGCGATAAGGCCGATGGTGGTTGCATTAATTGCGGCAAGTGTCTATACAATTGGAAAATCGGCTAAAATTAATGGAAAGACGTTGTGGATTGTTATTTTGGTGGCAGTAATGGTGGCTTTTCTTAAATTCCCACCTATCGTTATGATTATTTTAGGTGCTGTTTTAGGGAATGTCTGGATGATCTGGAGGGGAAATAAATGA
- the treC gene encoding alpha,alpha-phosphotrehalase, whose amino-acid sequence MKKNFNQKWWHKSVVYQIYPKSFNDTTGSGEGDIRGIIEKLDYLKELGVEVIWITPMYKSPQNDNGYDISDYYNIDPNYGTMADFEEMLAEAHKRDLKIVMDIVVNHSSTENEWFKKSEAGDPEYKDFYIWKDAVDGKEPTNWQSKFGGNAWQYSEKRGQYYLHLFDVTQADLNWENENVRKKVYEMIKFWLNKGVDGFRLDVINLISKDQRFLNDDGTDTRFVPDGRRFYTDGPRIHEFLKEMNREAFGGGELITVGEMSSTSLENCIRYSNPDEKELSMAFSFHHLKVDYPNGEKWAKAPFDFVELKKIFSKWQIGMYEGNGWNATFWNNHDQPRALSRFGNDKEYHNESAKMLATVLHGLQGTPYIYQGEEFGMTNPYFDDISKYRDVESTNNYKILLDKGCSEEEAIEILMQKSRDNSRTPVQWNDSENAGFTTGTPWIGVPENYKTINAEAALKDKNSVFYHYKKLIDLRRNEELIVTGKYEDIDLENKNVYAYKRVGENGELVVISNFYEPEAEFELEKNGIKGLENAQILLSNYETNPEIKGEKIILKPYESIIFKK is encoded by the coding sequence ATGAAAAAAAATTTTAATCAAAAATGGTGGCATAAATCGGTAGTTTATCAAATTTATCCAAAGAGTTTCAATGATACGACTGGAAGTGGAGAAGGGGATATAAGGGGAATTATCGAGAAACTTGATTATCTGAAGGAACTTGGAGTGGAAGTAATCTGGATTACTCCAATGTATAAGTCTCCACAGAATGACAATGGATACGATATAAGTGACTACTACAATATTGATCCTAATTACGGAACAATGGCGGATTTTGAAGAAATGCTGGCGGAAGCACATAAAAGAGATTTAAAAATAGTTATGGATATTGTTGTAAATCACTCTTCAACTGAAAATGAGTGGTTTAAAAAGTCTGAGGCTGGAGATCCTGAATATAAGGATTTCTATATATGGAAAGATGCAGTTGACGGGAAAGAGCCTACAAACTGGCAGTCAAAATTTGGTGGAAATGCCTGGCAATATTCTGAAAAGAGAGGGCAATACTATTTACATTTGTTCGATGTGACTCAAGCTGACTTAAACTGGGAAAATGAAAATGTAAGAAAAAAGGTATATGAAATGATAAAATTTTGGCTGAATAAAGGTGTAGATGGATTTAGACTGGATGTTATAAATCTTATATCAAAGGATCAGAGATTTTTAAATGATGACGGAACTGATACGAGATTTGTCCCTGATGGAAGAAGATTTTATACAGATGGGCCTAGAATCCATGAATTTTTGAAGGAAATGAACAGGGAAGCCTTTGGAGGAGGAGAACTTATTACAGTCGGAGAAATGTCGTCTACAAGCCTTGAGAATTGTATTAGATATTCAAATCCTGATGAAAAGGAACTATCAATGGCATTTTCGTTTCATCATCTGAAAGTTGACTATCCAAATGGGGAGAAATGGGCGAAAGCACCGTTTGATTTTGTGGAATTGAAAAAAATATTCTCTAAATGGCAAATTGGAATGTATGAAGGGAACGGCTGGAATGCTACTTTTTGGAATAACCACGATCAGCCAAGAGCATTGTCAAGATTTGGAAATGATAAGGAATACCATAACGAGTCGGCTAAAATGCTTGCCACAGTTCTTCATGGACTTCAAGGCACACCTTACATTTATCAGGGAGAAGAATTTGGAATGACAAATCCGTATTTTGATGATATTAGTAAATATCGTGATGTTGAATCAACCAATAATTACAAAATTTTATTGGATAAAGGATGTTCAGAAGAAGAAGCCATCGAAATCTTAATGCAGAAATCAAGAGATAATTCTAGAACGCCTGTTCAATGGAATGATTCTGAAAATGCAGGATTTACGACTGGAACCCCATGGATTGGAGTGCCTGAAAATTATAAGACAATCAATGCTGAGGCGGCTTTAAAAGATAAAAATTCAGTATTCTATCATTACAAAAAATTAATTGATTTAAGAAGAAATGAAGAATTGATAGTAACTGGAAAGTATGAAGACATTGATTTGGAAAATAAAAATGTATATGCTTACAAACGGGTTGGAGAAAATGGAGAATTAGTTGTAATTAGTAACTTTTATGAACCAGAAGCGGAATTTGAATTGGAAAAAAATGGGATTAAAGGCTTAGAAAATGCTCAGATTTTATTATCAAATTATGAAACTAATCCTGAAATTAAAGGTGAAAAAATTATTTTGAAGCCTTATGAGTCGATTATTTTCAAAAAATAA
- a CDS encoding competence/damage-inducible protein A, translating into MKTEIICVGTELLVGDIVNTNAQYISAKLTNIGIDLYYQTTVGDNYGRLMECLENAFKRVDLVITTGGLGPTVDDITKEVVANYFGEELEVIERYYDLIVKKYNEKGFGEVASGGRKEASILKNSKLLENEVGLAPGFFYEKDNKKIIVLPGPPREMTWMVDNQVLPLLKQYSNDILLMKTLEIKGVPEGKIDDRLKNYFEMSNPTVAPYAKEGCVHVRIAMKGDRGSTDYLIAEIDKIANEIVEIYPQAVEVKEE; encoded by the coding sequence ATGAAGACAGAAATTATATGCGTTGGAACAGAATTGCTGGTAGGAGATATAGTGAATACGAATGCACAGTATATTTCGGCAAAACTTACAAATATTGGGATTGATTTGTATTATCAGACTACTGTTGGGGATAATTACGGACGGCTTATGGAGTGTCTGGAAAATGCTTTTAAAAGGGTGGATTTGGTAATTACTACTGGAGGGCTTGGGCCTACGGTTGATGATATTACGAAGGAAGTTGTAGCTAATTATTTTGGAGAAGAGCTGGAAGTGATTGAGCGGTACTATGACTTGATTGTAAAAAAATATAATGAGAAGGGCTTTGGAGAAGTGGCTTCTGGTGGGAGAAAAGAGGCTTCGATTTTAAAAAATTCAAAATTGCTTGAAAATGAAGTTGGGCTTGCACCAGGATTTTTTTATGAAAAAGATAATAAAAAAATAATAGTATTGCCAGGGCCTCCAAGAGAAATGACTTGGATGGTGGATAATCAAGTTTTGCCACTTTTAAAACAGTATTCAAATGATATTTTACTAATGAAAACTCTTGAAATAAAGGGAGTTCCAGAAGGGAAGATTGACGACAGGCTAAAAAATTATTTTGAAATGTCAAATCCAACTGTTGCTCCGTATGCAAAGGAAGGCTGTGTTCACGTAAGAATTGCTATGAAAGGCGATAGAGGGAGCACAGATTATCTGATTGCTGAAATTGACAAGATTGCGAATGAAATTGTGGAGATTTATCCACAGGCGGTGGAGGTAAAGGAAGAATAA
- a CDS encoding chromate transporter → MNLTVLLILFFVFFKIGLFSFGGGYAVLPLIQADVVDFHKWVNVQQFTDIVAISQVTPGPISLNAATYVGYLTGNEAGFWEAFIMGTVATLGLILPSVIIMTVFSKFYLKFQDNKYMDNAFAGLKIVVVGLILAAAIMLIDKNNFIDWKSVVIFIVSVALVLKWKINPILLTIIAAIAGIIIY, encoded by the coding sequence ATGAATTTGACAGTATTATTGATATTATTTTTTGTATTTTTTAAAATAGGGTTGTTCAGTTTTGGTGGTGGATATGCAGTTTTACCACTTATTCAGGCTGATGTTGTAGATTTTCATAAATGGGTGAATGTACAGCAGTTTACAGACATTGTGGCAATTTCACAAGTAACGCCGGGGCCGATTTCATTAAATGCCGCAACTTATGTTGGTTATCTGACTGGAAATGAGGCAGGATTCTGGGAGGCATTTATAATGGGGACAGTCGCTACATTGGGATTAATTCTTCCATCAGTTATTATAATGACAGTTTTTAGCAAATTCTATTTAAAATTTCAGGATAACAAATATATGGACAATGCGTTTGCAGGCTTAAAAATTGTTGTTGTTGGACTGATTTTGGCGGCTGCGATAATGCTGATTGATAAAAATAACTTTATAGACTGGAAAAGTGTGGTGATATTTATTGTTTCGGTGGCACTTGTGCTAAAATGGAAGATAAATCCAATATTGCTCACGATAATTGCGGCAATTGCAGGGATAATAATTTACTAG
- a CDS encoding tetratricopeptide repeat protein, with amino-acid sequence MKKKYIIAVLILILLFSCGKKGKKSQNSQNKSNIESRQDDKLKELIKKAQKGDVAAQTELGEMYLHGNGVKVDYKKSMEWSKKAVEKGSYRAMTNMGVLYLEGFGVEKDYKKAYNFFSKATDGGDMKGPRYLGIMSEKGLGVKKSLDDAAFYYEIGDSSGDLTSRYNLGKIHEKAGDYARSVELYKKTDGRMDKVTAPMYEALGDLYATGKGVEKNTKEAREWYEKAVKSGSQEVGNKIAKLK; translated from the coding sequence ATGAAAAAAAAATATATTATCGCAGTATTGATATTAATTTTATTATTCAGCTGTGGAAAAAAAGGTAAAAAATCGCAAAATTCTCAAAATAAGTCAAATATTGAAAGTAGACAGGATGATAAATTGAAGGAATTAATAAAAAAAGCTCAAAAGGGAGATGTGGCGGCACAAACTGAACTTGGGGAAATGTATCTTCATGGAAATGGAGTAAAGGTGGATTATAAGAAATCTATGGAATGGAGCAAAAAAGCTGTTGAAAAAGGAAGCTACAGGGCAATGACGAATATGGGAGTTCTTTATCTTGAAGGTTTTGGAGTGGAAAAAGACTACAAAAAGGCTTACAATTTCTTTTCAAAAGCGACAGATGGTGGAGATATGAAAGGGCCAAGATACTTGGGAATAATGTCCGAAAAAGGACTTGGAGTGAAAAAGAGCCTTGATGATGCTGCATTTTACTATGAAATTGGAGATAGCAGCGGAGATTTGACTTCACGATATAATCTAGGGAAAATTCATGAAAAAGCAGGAGATTATGCAAGATCAGTAGAACTTTATAAAAAAACGGATGGCAGAATGGATAAAGTTACAGCCCCAATGTATGAAGCACTTGGAGATTTGTATGCAACTGGAAAAGGTGTAGAAAAAAACACAAAGGAAGCTAGAGAATGGTATGAAAAAGCTGTAAAATCTGGAAGTCAGGAAGTTGGAAATAAAATTGCAAAATTAAAATAA
- a CDS encoding tetratricopeptide repeat protein: MLETLIFREIRYNENNEQLLKENLNKIKENPDDVEVLKTLASIYHALKENDKAIKIYEKLVKLKPEEIETRAFLGYLYYENEELDKAEKNFNKALDISTEDEPFILFLLGNIYSRKGKISEAVDCYELAIFLDFDMYIAHIDFARKYEHMGRHKKALEEYKAAFRIDSRDEGLIEKIHYIENKYRNVIEEENKKNKKLNFGTANLGIV, encoded by the coding sequence ATGTTAGAAACATTGATTTTTAGAGAAATAAGATACAATGAAAATAATGAACAGCTTCTCAAGGAAAATTTGAATAAAATAAAAGAAAATCCTGATGATGTGGAAGTATTAAAGACACTAGCTTCCATTTATCACGCATTAAAAGAAAATGACAAAGCAATCAAAATTTATGAGAAATTAGTAAAATTGAAACCTGAGGAAATTGAAACGAGAGCGTTTCTAGGTTATTTGTACTATGAAAATGAAGAACTTGACAAAGCTGAGAAAAATTTTAATAAGGCACTTGATATAAGTACGGAGGATGAGCCATTCATATTATTCCTTCTGGGAAATATTTATTCAAGAAAAGGTAAAATCTCAGAAGCAGTTGACTGTTATGAACTTGCTATATTCCTTGATTTTGACATGTATATCGCACATATTGATTTTGCTAGAAAATACGAACATATGGGACGACATAAAAAAGCACTTGAAGAATACAAGGCGGCTTTCAGAATTGATTCGAGGGACGAAGGACTTATCGAAAAAATACATTATATTGAAAATAAATACAGAAATGTAATTGAGGAAGAAAATAAAAAAAATAAAAAATTAAATTTTGGAACAGCAAATTTAGGAATTGTTTAA
- a CDS encoding tRNA lysidine(34) synthetase, whose translation MVNLLCETILPDCPMKDVKEIEKSITTTYKKSIWAKFLKAISDFDMIQDGDKIAIGVSGGKDSLLLVKLFQELKKDRRKNFEFKAVSLNPGFRNSDLDNFKNNLDKLNIDCDIINTNIWEIANEKAKDYPCFLCAKMRRGILYTQVEELGFNKLTLGHHFDDVIETTLINMLYAGTMKTMTPKVPSTSGKLELIRPLIYVKEADIIDYTKTNGIRAMNCGCTIEAGKTSSKRREVKNLLAELEEKNPGVKQSVFNSMKNINLDYVFGYTGGKEAE comes from the coding sequence GTGGTAAATTTATTATGTGAGACAATTCTTCCAGATTGTCCGATGAAGGATGTGAAGGAAATTGAGAAAAGTATAACAACAACTTATAAAAAAAGTATATGGGCAAAATTTTTGAAGGCAATTAGTGATTTTGATATGATACAGGATGGGGATAAAATTGCGATTGGTGTGTCTGGTGGGAAGGATAGCCTGCTTTTAGTAAAGCTGTTTCAGGAATTGAAGAAAGATAGACGGAAAAATTTTGAATTTAAGGCGGTTAGCTTGAATCCAGGATTTAGAAATTCTGATTTGGATAATTTTAAAAATAATCTGGATAAGTTAAATATCGACTGTGATATTATTAATACGAATATTTGGGAAATTGCAAATGAAAAAGCAAAGGACTATCCGTGTTTTTTATGTGCTAAAATGAGGCGTGGAATTTTGTATACGCAAGTAGAGGAACTTGGATTTAATAAATTGACGCTTGGGCACCATTTTGATGATGTAATTGAAACAACTCTTATAAACATGCTTTATGCAGGAACAATGAAGACAATGACCCCAAAAGTTCCTTCAACTTCTGGGAAATTGGAGTTGATTCGTCCATTAATCTATGTAAAGGAAGCTGACATAATTGATTACACAAAAACAAACGGAATCCGTGCAATGAACTGTGGATGTACAATCGAAGCTGGAAAAACTTCGAGCAAACGTAGGGAAGTAAAAAATTTATTAGCCGAGCTTGAAGAAAAAAATCCGGGAGTAAAGCAAAGTGTGTTTAATTCAATGAAAAATATAAATCTGGATTATGTTTTTGGATATACAGGCGGAAAGGAAGCAGAATAA